A stretch of Comamonadaceae bacterium M7527 DNA encodes these proteins:
- the tkt gene encoding transketolase translates to MANTTNMANAVRALAMDAVQSANSGHPGAPMGMADMAVALWSRHLKHNPKDPSWANRDRFVLSNGHGSMLIYALLHLTGYDLPMDELKNFRKLHSKTPGHPEVGITAGVETTTGPLGQGITNAVGMALAEKLLAKQFNRTGFEVIDHHTYTFLGDGCLMEGISHEACALAGAWKLNKLVALYDDNGISIDGQVAPWFVDDTPARFKAYGWNVIGPVDGHDVDAVDRAIATAKTSADKPTLIVCKTAIGKGSPNRANTAKAHGEPLGAEEIALTRAAIGWSAEPFHIPKDVYADWAAAAKGKAMQAAWNEQFKAYKAAHPKLAAELVRRIKGDLPKNFQQTAFDAVVSAHTKAETVASRKASQIALEFFTAALPELLGGSADLTGSNLTNTKHTPNLRMDAAGDVVATVDDNGDVHTGRHINYGVREFGMAAIMNGIALHGGFIPYGGTFLTFSDYSRNAIRMAALMKTRVVHVFTHDSIGLGEDGPTHQSIEHAASLRLIPNLDVWRPGDTAETAVAWATALQNKDKPTALLLSRQGLPYAPKTALDEISKGAYVLSEPGEVGMKKRAQAVIIATGSEVQLALKAQAELATRGIATRVVSMPSTTTFDGQDNAYKVSVLPKGLPRVAVEMGSSDGWWKYGCAAVVGMDTFGESAPAPVLFEHFGFTPKNVADTVQKVLQQA, encoded by the coding sequence ATGGCCAACACCACCAACATGGCCAATGCCGTTCGCGCATTGGCAATGGACGCCGTTCAATCCGCAAATTCTGGCCACCCGGGCGCTCCTATGGGCATGGCTGATATGGCGGTGGCGCTGTGGTCGCGCCACTTGAAGCACAACCCCAAAGACCCGTCCTGGGCCAACCGCGACCGTTTTGTGCTGTCTAACGGCCATGGCTCCATGCTGATTTACGCGCTGTTACACCTCACCGGCTACGATCTGCCCATGGACGAGCTGAAGAACTTTCGCAAGTTGCACAGCAAAACGCCTGGCCACCCTGAGGTGGGCATTACCGCTGGCGTCGAGACCACCACTGGCCCGCTAGGTCAAGGCATTACCAACGCAGTGGGCATGGCGCTGGCCGAAAAGCTGCTGGCCAAGCAGTTCAACCGCACTGGTTTTGAAGTGATAGACCACCACACCTACACGTTTTTGGGCGATGGTTGTTTGATGGAAGGCATCAGCCACGAGGCCTGTGCCTTGGCCGGTGCCTGGAAGCTCAACAAGCTGGTGGCACTGTACGACGACAACGGCATTTCTATTGACGGTCAGGTGGCTCCCTGGTTTGTGGACGACACACCAGCGCGGTTTAAAGCCTATGGCTGGAACGTCATTGGCCCGGTAGACGGTCACGATGTTGATGCGGTAGACCGTGCCATTGCCACTGCCAAAACCAGTGCTGACAAACCAACGCTGATTGTGTGCAAGACCGCCATTGGCAAAGGTTCACCCAACCGCGCCAATACGGCCAAGGCCCACGGCGAGCCTTTGGGGGCTGAAGAAATTGCGCTGACGCGCGCTGCCATTGGTTGGAGCGCCGAGCCCTTTCACATTCCCAAAGATGTTTACGCAGACTGGGCTGCGGCGGCCAAGGGCAAGGCCATGCAAGCCGCGTGGAACGAGCAGTTCAAGGCCTACAAAGCGGCTCACCCCAAATTGGCCGCTGAGTTGGTGCGCCGCATCAAGGGCGACTTGCCTAAAAACTTCCAGCAAACTGCCTTTGACGCAGTGGTGTCTGCCCACACCAAGGCCGAGACGGTTGCATCGCGCAAAGCATCGCAAATTGCCTTGGAGTTTTTCACCGCGGCATTGCCCGAACTGTTGGGCGGCTCTGCCGATTTGACGGGCTCAAACCTGACCAACACCAAGCACACGCCCAATCTGCGCATGGATGCCGCTGGTGATGTGGTCGCCACAGTTGACGACAACGGTGATGTGCATACAGGCCGCCACATCAATTACGGTGTGCGCGAGTTTGGCATGGCAGCCATCATGAACGGCATTGCCTTGCATGGCGGTTTCATTCCTTATGGCGGCACCTTCCTCACGTTCAGCGATTACAGTCGCAACGCCATTCGCATGGCCGCGCTGATGAAAACACGCGTGGTGCATGTATTTACCCATGACTCCATTGGCTTGGGTGAAGATGGCCCCACGCACCAATCTATAGAACACGCTGCATCGTTGCGCCTGATTCCTAACCTGGATGTGTGGCGTCCGGGCGATACGGCTGAAACTGCCGTGGCTTGGGCCACTGCCTTGCAAAACAAAGACAAACCCACAGCCTTGTTGCTGTCTCGCCAAGGTTTGCCTTACGCGCCTAAAACAGCACTAGACGAAATCAGCAAAGGTGCTTACGTGCTGTCTGAGCCTGGCGAAGTGGGTATGAAAAAACGCGCCCAAGCGGTGATCATTGCCACGGGCTCTGAAGTGCAGTTGGCGCTCAAGGCGCAAGCCGAACTGGCGACACGCGGTATTGCCACACGCGTGGTATCCATGCCCAGTACCACCACTTTTGACGGTCAAGACAACGCTTACAAAGTGTCTGTGCTACCCAAAGGCTTGCCGCGTGTTGCGGTTGAGATGGGCAGCAGCGACGGCTGGTGGAAGTACGGATGCGCGGCAGTGGTGGGCATGGACACCTTTGGTGAATCAGCCCCAGCGCCTGTGTTGTTTGAGCACTTTGGCTTCACGCCAAAGAACGTGGCAGACACGGTACAAAAGGTGTTGCAGCAGGCTTAA
- a CDS encoding nucleotidyltransferase family protein, whose product MTTTAMLLAAGRGERMRPLTDTCPKPLLPVKGRPLMSWTMAAMQRGGISHAVINTAWLGAQIEATFGAQDHGLQLRYSHEGADFGHALETAGGIARALPQLGPVFWLAAGDVYAPAFVFSAEAANSFAASNALAHLFLVPNPAHNPHGDFALAANGRLSHAGQALVCAQTDARYTYSTIGLFKAALFQPPYCDIAPGNATGQTLALAPVLRRAMDDGLVSGELYKGQWVDVGTPQRLEQLNLVDTTNTSATNTINPTPHTP is encoded by the coding sequence ATGACTACAACCGCCATGTTGCTAGCGGCTGGTCGCGGAGAGCGTATGCGCCCGCTGACTGACACTTGCCCCAAACCTTTGCTGCCCGTCAAGGGCCGCCCGTTGATGAGTTGGACCATGGCCGCCATGCAGCGTGGCGGCATCAGTCACGCCGTCATCAACACCGCTTGGCTAGGCGCACAAATCGAGGCCACTTTTGGCGCGCAAGACCATGGTTTGCAACTGCGCTACTCACACGAAGGCGCAGACTTCGGCCATGCACTCGAAACGGCTGGCGGTATTGCACGCGCTTTGCCCCAGCTTGGCCCGGTGTTCTGGTTGGCCGCTGGTGATGTGTATGCACCCGCTTTTGTCTTTAGCGCTGAAGCAGCAAACAGCTTTGCAGCCAGCAACGCGTTGGCCCACTTATTTTTGGTGCCCAACCCTGCACACAATCCACACGGTGACTTTGCACTGGCTGCAAACGGGCGCTTAAGCCATGCGGGCCAGGCCTTGGTCTGCGCACAGACCGATGCGCGCTACACCTACTCCACCATTGGCTTGTTCAAAGCCGCCTTGTTTCAGCCACCCTACTGCGACATTGCACCTGGCAATGCAACAGGCCAAACATTGGCTTTGGCGCCTGTGCTGCGCCGCGCCATGGATGACGGCCTGGTCAGCGGCGAACTGTACAAGGGCCAGTGGGTAGACGTGGGCACACCCCAACGTTTAGAACAGCTCAATCTTGTCGATACTACAAACACCAGTGCCACAAACACCATCAACCCAACGCCGCACACACCATGA
- a CDS encoding response regulator transcription factor, with the protein MRILIAEDDQVLADGLLRTLRAAGAAVDHVASGTEADAALMTSTEFDLMILDLGLPKMHGLEVLKRMRARGNSLPVLILTAADSVEDRIKGLDLGADDYMPKPFALPELEARVRALVRRGAGNASSQIKHGPLVYDQQGRVATIDGVMVELSARELGLLEVLLQRAGRLVSKDQLVERLCEWGEEVSNNAIEVYIHRLRKKIEKGPIRIATVRGLGYCLEKIPG; encoded by the coding sequence ATGCGCATACTGATTGCAGAAGATGACCAAGTGTTGGCTGACGGCTTGTTGCGCACGCTGCGCGCCGCCGGTGCTGCCGTAGACCATGTGGCCAGCGGCACAGAGGCCGACGCCGCACTGATGACCAGCACAGAGTTTGACCTCATGATCTTGGACTTGGGCCTGCCCAAGATGCATGGCCTGGAAGTGTTAAAGCGCATGCGCGCACGCGGCAACAGCCTGCCTGTGCTGATACTCACCGCAGCCGATAGCGTGGAAGACCGCATTAAAGGCCTGGACCTTGGCGCAGACGACTACATGCCCAAGCCATTTGCACTGCCAGAGCTGGAAGCCCGCGTTCGTGCACTGGTGCGCCGTGGTGCGGGCAACGCATCAAGCCAAATCAAGCACGGCCCGCTGGTCTATGACCAACAAGGCCGCGTGGCCACCATTGACGGCGTAATGGTAGAGCTGTCTGCACGTGAGCTGGGCTTGCTGGAGGTGCTGCTGCAGCGCGCAGGCCGTTTGGTCAGCAAGGACCAGTTGGTCGAGCGCTTGTGCGAATGGGGCGAAGAGGTGAGCAACAACGCCATAGAGGTGTACATACACCGCTTGCGCAAGAAAATAGAAAAGGGCCCCATACGCATTGCCACCGTACGCGGCTTGGGCTACTGCCTTGAAAAAATCCCCGGGTAA
- a CDS encoding MarR family transcriptional regulator, with the protein MASVSTAPQQTSPRDDWRSNHLGFLLGEALRRFDARVLTLMTQDASVPLALSNLAARDQVGAAHIHITRHLPISGARLSDVASAAGMTKQAMGDLVNQCEAWNLVQRTPHPNDQRAKLIRFTGDGLAWLAAFERAVAQAQLEFQLDVGTDVATVTTLGLEAYAAGNQ; encoded by the coding sequence ATGGCCTCTGTCTCAACCGCACCGCAACAAACAAGCCCCCGCGACGACTGGCGCAGCAACCACTTAGGCTTTTTGCTGGGTGAAGCGCTGCGCCGCTTTGATGCGCGCGTGCTCACACTTATGACGCAAGACGCAAGCGTGCCTTTGGCGTTGTCCAACTTAGCCGCGCGCGACCAAGTCGGTGCGGCGCATATTCACATCACGCGACACCTGCCGATAAGTGGCGCACGCCTGAGCGATGTAGCCAGCGCAGCCGGCATGACCAAGCAGGCCATGGGTGACTTGGTCAACCAATGCGAGGCGTGGAACTTGGTGCAACGCACACCACACCCCAACGACCAGCGTGCCAAACTCATACGCTTTACCGGTGACGGCTTGGCGTGGCTGGCCGCATTTGAGCGGGCTGTGGCACAAGCGCAGCTTGAGTTTCAGCTCGATGTGGGCACGGATGTGGCCACCGTTACAACGCTGGGTTTAGAGGCCTACGCGGCTGGCAACCAGTGA
- a CDS encoding sensor histidine kinase N-terminal domain-containing protein, translating to MLTPLLLLWPLSLALTWWVAQGIAAKPYDRALEYNLRAMAQLVQFEPHDVRFTLTREAQDLMRSDDTDLVYYQVLGPRGYAIAGEADLPIPLGDQAPNLDVPLLRDDIMRGDEVRVAYMWLQSENGMNTKVLLQVAETLGKRSTLATEIIKGVMVPQFVILPLAVLLVWLALVRGIRPLNHLEQRIRERKPSDLSPLDDSFVPQEVAPLVQSINDLLERLTASLTTQRRFLADAAHQLKTPLAGLRMQADLAQRESNPAEIHQALGQIARSSVRATHTVNQLLALAKAETTGRSLPTLKLDLAHIIIDVMQDCVPRAMDKRLDIGFEGPETVPPECLMEGNATLLRELVRNLVDNAINYTPDGGVVTIRLLVDPFSGVQVLQVEDSGPGIPAQERELVLQPFYRALGTNVDGSGLGLAIVHEIAQQNDATVEMSDAQPNKKPPGLLVSVRFAPQQTKANTAHHP from the coding sequence ATGCTCACGCCGCTGCTGTTGCTGTGGCCGTTGAGTTTGGCGCTGACGTGGTGGGTGGCGCAAGGCATTGCGGCCAAGCCCTATGACCGCGCCCTGGAGTACAACCTGCGCGCCATGGCGCAGCTGGTGCAGTTTGAACCGCACGACGTGCGCTTCACACTCACGCGGGAGGCGCAAGACCTCATGCGCTCAGACGACACAGACCTGGTGTACTACCAGGTACTGGGCCCGCGCGGCTATGCCATTGCAGGCGAGGCCGACTTGCCCATACCGCTTGGCGACCAGGCGCCCAACCTGGACGTACCGCTACTGCGCGACGACATCATGCGCGGCGACGAAGTGCGCGTGGCCTACATGTGGCTGCAGTCTGAAAACGGTATGAACACCAAAGTGCTGCTGCAAGTGGCTGAGACCCTGGGCAAGCGTTCTACGCTGGCCACAGAAATCATCAAGGGCGTAATGGTGCCGCAGTTTGTGATTTTGCCGCTGGCCGTGCTGCTGGTGTGGCTGGCACTGGTGCGCGGCATACGCCCGCTCAACCACCTGGAGCAGCGCATTCGCGAACGCAAGCCAAGCGATTTAAGCCCCTTGGACGACAGTTTTGTGCCGCAAGAAGTCGCGCCACTGGTGCAGTCTATCAATGACTTGCTGGAGCGCCTGACCGCATCACTCACCACGCAACGCCGTTTTTTGGCCGATGCAGCACACCAGCTCAAAACGCCTCTTGCGGGCTTGCGTATGCAGGCAGACTTAGCACAGCGAGAGTCCAACCCTGCAGAAATTCACCAAGCGCTGGGGCAAATTGCGCGCAGCAGTGTGCGCGCCACACACACTGTTAACCAACTGTTGGCCTTGGCCAAGGCCGAGACCACAGGGCGCAGTCTACCCACGCTCAAATTAGATCTGGCACACATCATCATTGACGTGATGCAAGACTGCGTGCCACGCGCCATGGACAAGCGCCTGGACATTGGCTTTGAAGGCCCAGAAACCGTACCGCCCGAATGCCTGATGGAGGGCAATGCCACGCTGCTGCGCGAGCTGGTGCGCAACCTGGTGGACAACGCCATCAACTACACGCCTGACGGCGGTGTCGTCACCATACGCTTGTTGGTAGACCCCTTCAGCGGCGTGCAAGTGCTGCAGGTGGAAGACAGCGGCCCCGGCATTCCGGCGCAAGAGCGCGAGTTGGTGTTGCAGCCGTTTTACAGGGCGCTGGGCACCAATGTTGATGGCTCAGGCCTGGGCCTGGCCATCGTGCACGAGATTGCCCAACAAAACGACGCCACGGTAGAGATGAGCGACGCCCAACCCAACAAAAAACCACCGGGCTTGCTGGTGAGCGTGCGCTTTGCGCCACAACAAACCAAGGCCAATACGGCACATCACCCCTAG
- a CDS encoding aminopeptidase P N-terminal domain-containing protein yields the protein MNITIDTQLLAQRRHALAKAMGPNSLAVIPTAPERARNRDADFPYRFDSYFFYLCGFTEPGATLLIDSSGHTTLVCLPKDLEREIWDGYRLGPDAAPSALGVDAAVPASQLDATVATLLGNKATVWWPFATHDTLNGDMERWLQTVRGQARAGVRCPDTQRDLCVLLDEMRLIKDPQEQDIMRRAARISAGAHVRAMQRSAADLHAGKDLREYHLEAELLHEFRQHGSQFPAYTSIVASGANACVLHYRADNAQVQSGDLVLIDAGCELDGYASDITRTFPANGVFTPAQRDIYALALASQEAAVAATRAGARFNDPHDAVVQVLSQGLLDLGILNKQKVGNVQDVVANKAYSPFYMHRTSHWLGLDVHDCGRYADTDAQALQHTPPLTRHLQAGMVLTIEPGLYIRPSDDVPEAFHNIGIRIEDDAIVTTNGCELITRDVPVAIADIEALMARA from the coding sequence ATGAACATCACCATTGACACGCAGCTGTTAGCGCAGCGTCGCCACGCATTGGCAAAGGCCATGGGGCCCAACAGCCTGGCGGTTATCCCCACTGCGCCCGAACGCGCACGCAACCGCGACGCCGACTTTCCGTACCGCTTTGACAGCTACTTCTTTTACCTGTGCGGCTTTACAGAACCAGGTGCCACGCTGCTCATAGACAGCAGCGGCCACACCACCCTGGTGTGTCTGCCCAAAGACTTGGAGCGCGAAATATGGGACGGCTACCGCCTGGGTCCAGACGCTGCACCAAGCGCATTGGGCGTTGACGCAGCCGTTCCCGCCAGCCAGCTGGACGCCACGGTGGCCACACTACTGGGCAACAAAGCCACTGTGTGGTGGCCGTTTGCCACACACGACACACTCAACGGCGACATGGAGCGCTGGCTGCAAACCGTGCGCGGACAAGCGCGCGCTGGCGTGCGTTGCCCAGACACCCAGCGCGACCTTTGCGTGCTGCTGGACGAAATGCGCCTCATCAAAGACCCGCAAGAGCAGGACATCATGCGCCGCGCCGCGCGCATTTCTGCAGGGGCGCATGTGCGTGCCATGCAGCGCAGTGCAGCAGATTTGCACGCTGGAAAAGACTTGCGTGAGTACCACCTGGAAGCTGAGTTGCTGCACGAATTTCGCCAACACGGCTCACAGTTTCCGGCCTACACATCCATTGTGGCCAGTGGTGCCAATGCGTGTGTGCTGCACTACCGCGCCGACAACGCGCAGGTACAAAGCGGCGACCTGGTGCTGATTGACGCTGGCTGCGAGCTAGACGGCTACGCCAGCGACATCACGCGCACCTTCCCAGCCAATGGTGTGTTCACGCCAGCGCAGCGAGACATATACGCGCTGGCGTTGGCCAGCCAGGAGGCCGCTGTGGCCGCGACCCGGGCCGGCGCACGGTTTAACGACCCGCATGATGCAGTGGTGCAAGTGCTGTCGCAGGGCTTGCTGGACCTGGGCATTTTGAACAAACAAAAAGTTGGCAACGTGCAAGATGTAGTGGCCAACAAAGCCTATTCGCCGTTTTACATGCACCGCACCAGCCACTGGCTAGGCCTTGATGTGCATGACTGCGGGCGCTACGCCGACACTGACGCGCAGGCGCTGCAACACACGCCGCCACTCACACGCCATTTACAGGCGGGCATGGTGCTCACCATTGAGCCCGGCTTGTACATACGCCCCAGCGACGACGTGCCAGAGGCGTTTCACAACATAGGCATACGCATTGAAGACGACGCCATTGTCACGACCAATGGCTGCGAGCTGATCACCCGCGATGTGCCAGTGGCCATTGCCGACATAGAAGCTTTGATGGCGCGCGCATGA
- a CDS encoding biotin--[acetyl-CoA-carboxylase] ligase has protein sequence MAHTPTQTMMRALNSAAEAIWLRTHQQWPNVSIDVVPEVGSTNTALMTVARSGDLNAPRVMLTASQTAGRGRLGKPWQTRVGDALTFSVALPWPGSLPLLGLSLATGVAIAQTLRTTKGLNNGVAPRIKWPNDIWIDDHKLAGILVEVCGQDAQRCVVLGVGINITPPDGVLSHNGVVPTGLAQHLQADAALDISEVVASCVAALAAMLGQFEQHGFAPFVPSFEALDALKGRALHLSDGTQGIGIGVDSHGGLRLQSDSGDIQTIISQEVSVRLCVSS, from the coding sequence ATGGCCCACACGCCCACGCAGACCATGATGCGCGCGCTCAACAGCGCGGCTGAAGCCATTTGGTTGCGTACCCACCAACAGTGGCCCAATGTGTCCATAGACGTGGTTCCTGAAGTGGGCTCTACCAACACCGCGCTGATGACCGTAGCGCGCAGCGGTGATCTCAACGCACCCAGGGTGATGTTGACGGCGTCTCAAACCGCTGGTCGAGGACGTTTGGGCAAGCCCTGGCAGACACGCGTGGGTGACGCGCTCACCTTTTCTGTCGCCTTGCCATGGCCTGGCTCGCTGCCGCTGCTTGGCCTGTCTCTGGCAACAGGTGTGGCTATTGCGCAGACGCTGCGGACCACTAAAGGGCTTAACAACGGCGTTGCGCCTCGCATCAAATGGCCCAACGACATTTGGATTGACGACCACAAACTCGCAGGCATTTTGGTGGAAGTGTGCGGCCAGGACGCGCAGCGCTGCGTGGTACTGGGCGTAGGCATCAACATCACACCACCCGACGGTGTGCTAAGCCACAACGGCGTAGTACCCACAGGCTTGGCACAACACCTGCAAGCCGATGCAGCGCTAGACATCAGCGAGGTGGTCGCCAGCTGCGTCGCTGCTTTGGCCGCCATGCTGGGCCAGTTTGAACAGCACGGCTTTGCGCCGTTTGTCCCGTCGTTTGAGGCCTTGGATGCGCTAAAAGGCCGGGCGCTACACTTGTCAGACGGCACGCAAGGCATTGGCATTGGTGTCGACTCCCATGGCGGCTTGCGCCTGCAAAGCGACTCGGGAGATATACAAACAATAATCAGTCAGGAAGTGAGTGTCAGGCTATGCGTATCGTCGTAA
- a CDS encoding MOSC domain-containing protein — protein sequence MTAHTTARVISVNTALAHNLLVGGRRMRSAIGKTARSGTVAVAPLGLEGDEQVELSLHGGLAQAVYAYPQEHYAYWQQRRAALGLDLFEQDLPHGTMGENLTIAGLLEHQVFVGDTLVGPNVVLRVTRPRQPCSKFNAVIGYAQAAKDMVTHASCGFYLAVEQAGSISAGEVLVLRAGTQEVSIAGQARTLWARYAQD from the coding sequence ATGACAGCGCACACAACGGCGCGCGTCATAAGCGTCAACACGGCACTTGCCCATAACTTGCTGGTGGGCGGGCGGCGCATGCGCTCAGCCATTGGCAAAACAGCGCGCAGCGGCACTGTGGCGGTGGCACCGCTGGGGCTTGAGGGCGACGAACAGGTCGAGTTGTCACTGCACGGCGGCTTGGCGCAAGCTGTCTACGCCTACCCGCAAGAGCACTACGCCTATTGGCAGCAACGCCGGGCCGCGTTGGGCCTTGACCTGTTTGAGCAAGACCTGCCTCACGGCACCATGGGCGAAAACCTCACCATTGCTGGCCTGCTAGAACATCAAGTGTTTGTGGGTGACACCCTGGTAGGTCCCAACGTGGTGCTGCGCGTTACCCGCCCGCGCCAGCCCTGCAGCAAGTTCAACGCCGTTATCGGCTACGCCCAAGCCGCCAAGGACATGGTGACGCATGCCAGCTGCGGCTTTTACTTGGCTGTCGAGCAAGCGGGCAGCATCAGCGCGGGTGAGGTGCTGGTCTTGCGCGCTGGTACCCAGGAAGTATCCATTGCCGGCCAAGCGCGCACGCTGTGGGCCAGGTACGCCCAGGACTAA
- the cysQ gene encoding 3'(2'),5'-bisphosphate nucleotidase CysQ: MHLQQLLDALQPLAQLAGQGIMQVYAMDVQAIAKADGSPVTLADQIADAVIVQGLAKIAPHIAVVSEENAASHALATPHTYFLVDPLDGTKEFLKRDGKGAFTVNIALIQDDTPVAGVVYAPALDRMFAGAKACGAFETTGGVTRRMTCKQIDHACLVAVASESHRDEQTNAWLVQHQVARTKSIGSSLKFCLLAAGQADVYPRFSPTMEWDTAAGDAVLRAAGGRVEHPSGEALTYGKPGYRNGSFVAWGGR, translated from the coding sequence GTGCACTTGCAGCAACTGCTTGACGCGCTTCAACCACTGGCACAGCTTGCGGGGCAGGGCATCATGCAGGTCTACGCCATGGACGTACAGGCCATCGCCAAAGCAGACGGCAGCCCCGTTACGCTGGCCGACCAAATCGCCGACGCGGTGATTGTGCAAGGCCTTGCCAAAATCGCACCACACATTGCCGTTGTCTCGGAAGAAAACGCCGCAAGCCATGCACTGGCAACACCTCATACCTATTTTTTGGTGGACCCACTAGACGGCACCAAAGAATTTTTAAAACGAGACGGCAAAGGTGCGTTCACCGTCAACATCGCGCTCATACAAGATGACACACCCGTTGCAGGTGTGGTCTACGCCCCCGCACTAGACCGCATGTTTGCTGGCGCAAAAGCCTGCGGCGCATTTGAGACAACAGGCGGCGTAACGCGCCGCATGACCTGCAAACAGATAGACCACGCCTGTTTGGTAGCTGTCGCCAGCGAATCACACCGTGACGAGCAGACAAACGCCTGGCTGGTGCAGCACCAGGTGGCGCGCACCAAGTCCATTGGCTCTTCACTCAAATTTTGCCTGCTGGCCGCTGGTCAGGCCGATGTATACCCGCGCTTTAGCCCAACAATGGAATGGGACACCGCTGCAGGCGATGCGGTATTGCGTGCAGCTGGCGGCAGGGTGGAGCACCCCAGTGGCGAAGCTTTGACTTATGGCAAACCGGGGTATCGCAACGGGAGTTTTGTGGCTTGGGGTGGGCGTTAG
- a CDS encoding SET domain-containing protein-lysine N-methyltransferase, with amino-acid sequence MVKAAKQFKERIVARNSPVHGKGVFALQDLPANEALVEYVGEIISWEEALERHPHDPAQPNHTFYFHIDEHNVIDANVGGNRSRWINHSCAPNCEADERAGRVFIKSLRPLAAGEELFYDYGLNIDEPHTPELLADYPCWCGAPNCRGTLLSPKDDGDDTLAGKPPKAAKPKSKSNSKNKPKRASKKGSATKT; translated from the coding sequence ATGGTCAAAGCCGCCAAGCAATTTAAAGAGCGGATTGTTGCACGCAACTCACCCGTACACGGCAAAGGCGTGTTTGCGCTGCAAGACCTGCCCGCGAACGAGGCACTGGTGGAATACGTAGGCGAGATTATCAGCTGGGAAGAGGCCCTGGAGCGCCACCCTCACGACCCCGCGCAGCCCAACCACACGTTTTACTTCCACATCGACGAGCACAACGTGATTGACGCCAACGTAGGCGGCAACCGCTCACGCTGGATCAACCACAGCTGCGCGCCCAACTGCGAGGCCGATGAGCGCGCCGGACGCGTGTTCATCAAATCCCTGCGCCCGCTTGCAGCTGGCGAAGAGCTGTTTTACGACTACGGCCTCAACATTGACGAACCACACACCCCTGAACTACTGGCCGACTACCCTTGCTGGTGTGGCGCACCCAACTGCCGCGGCACCTTGCTGTCACCCAAAGACGATGGCGATGACACACTAGCTGGCAAACCTCCAAAAGCAGCAAAGCCCAAGTCCAAATCGAACTCCAAGAACAAACCCAAGCGCGCCAGCAAAAAAGGCAGCGCCACCAAGACTTAA